One Methylomonas sp. LL1 DNA window includes the following coding sequences:
- a CDS encoding sulfate/molybdate ABC transporter ATP-binding protein has protein sequence MSITLQNISKQFGAFKALDNINLEIPEGELVALLGPSGCGKTTLLRIIAGLEQADRGEVYLKGDNVTEQPVKNRQIGFVFQHYALFRHMTVFDNIAFGLRVKPRKQRPSEALIRDKVHSLLQLVQLDWLHDRFPDQLSGGQRQRIALARALAVEPSVLLLDEPFGALDASVRKDLRQWLRHLHHELNVTSIFVTHDQEEAMEVASQIVVLNHGKIEQKGTPSEIYDQPKNDFVSQFIGQTNVFHLQHDDAHWLKSAGIIIDDPQGIIAHVRPHNIAVEKARDQNKSGIVLSDWQHLGSTIRLELQRLDNEGSPNIIYAEMPNAQFQELELQKGEHVNLHIKHAHWFD, from the coding sequence ATGAGCATTACTTTACAAAATATCAGTAAACAATTCGGCGCCTTTAAAGCGTTGGACAATATCAACCTCGAAATTCCCGAAGGCGAATTGGTGGCCCTACTCGGACCATCCGGTTGCGGCAAAACCACCTTGTTGCGCATCATTGCCGGCCTGGAACAAGCCGACCGGGGCGAGGTTTACCTGAAGGGCGACAATGTCACCGAACAACCGGTGAAAAACCGCCAGATCGGCTTCGTGTTTCAGCACTATGCCTTGTTTCGGCACATGACCGTGTTCGACAACATCGCCTTCGGCCTGCGAGTCAAACCGCGCAAGCAGCGTCCCAGCGAAGCCTTGATCCGGGACAAGGTCCATTCCTTGTTGCAACTGGTGCAACTGGACTGGCTGCACGACCGTTTTCCGGATCAACTGTCCGGCGGCCAGCGCCAGCGTATTGCCCTGGCGCGCGCTTTGGCGGTCGAACCGTCTGTGCTGCTGCTGGACGAACCCTTCGGCGCGCTGGATGCCAGCGTGCGCAAGGACTTACGCCAATGGTTGCGACATTTGCATCACGAGCTGAATGTCACCAGTATTTTCGTCACCCACGACCAGGAGGAAGCGATGGAGGTGGCCAGCCAGATCGTGGTGCTCAATCACGGCAAGATCGAACAAAAAGGCACGCCCAGCGAGATTTACGATCAGCCCAAGAATGACTTCGTCTCGCAATTCATCGGCCAAACCAACGTGTTTCATCTGCAACACGATGACGCCCACTGGCTGAAAAGCGCCGGCATCATTATCGACGATCCGCAAGGCATCATCGCTCATGTGCGCCCGCACAATATCGCGGTGGAAAAAGCCCGCGACCAGAACAAATCCGGTATCGTACTCAGCGATTGGCAGCATCTGGGAAGCACCATCCGCCTAGAACTACAGCGCCTCGACAACGAAGGTTCGCCCAACATCATCTACGCCGAAATGCCCAACGCCCAGTTTCAGGAGTTGGAATTACAGAAAGGCGAGCAC